A window of Chitinophaga sp. MM2321 contains these coding sequences:
- the glk gene encoding glucokinase, producing MQTLKKQHYLPRFVSPVNNGEEVTYLLAGDLGGTKTNLALFRSSEGELDVIREDTYASRDYASFSEMIQHFISQGNDPLPKRICIGVAGPVVNGKVELTNLSRELSEDEIRHSTGIKAVALINDLEATAYGLATLSPEQLTTLHRGAVNNIGNMAIIAPGTGLGMAGLYWDGKNHHPFPTEGGHSDFAPRTDLDILLLRYLQEKYEIASWERVISGPGILAIYQFLRDVKGMEETAELRDAMEEGDPAAVISKAALTGKTSICVKTMELFVRYLARESCNLVLKMKATGGLFLGGGIPPKIAQLLETGEFYHHYLQGDRMAELLAGVPIHIVNNDKSALWGAAYYAGLLAD from the coding sequence ATGCAAACATTGAAAAAGCAGCACTATTTACCCCGGTTCGTTTCCCCCGTGAATAATGGGGAGGAAGTAACATATTTACTGGCCGGTGACCTGGGTGGTACCAAAACCAACCTGGCTTTATTCCGTTCATCTGAAGGTGAACTGGATGTGATACGGGAAGATACGTATGCCTCCCGGGATTATGCCAGTTTTTCTGAGATGATTCAACATTTTATCAGTCAGGGTAATGATCCGCTTCCCAAGCGTATATGCATTGGCGTAGCCGGCCCGGTGGTAAATGGAAAAGTGGAACTGACAAATCTTTCGCGGGAATTAAGTGAAGATGAGATCAGGCACAGTACGGGTATTAAAGCAGTGGCATTGATCAATGACCTGGAAGCAACCGCTTACGGGCTGGCCACTTTATCGCCGGAACAACTGACTACACTGCACCGGGGTGCTGTGAACAATATTGGTAACATGGCTATTATTGCGCCTGGTACCGGTTTGGGAATGGCTGGTTTGTACTGGGATGGAAAAAATCATCATCCGTTTCCTACAGAAGGCGGGCATTCGGATTTTGCACCACGAACAGACCTGGATATTTTATTACTTCGTTATTTACAGGAAAAATATGAGATCGCCAGCTGGGAACGTGTGATCTCTGGTCCGGGCATACTGGCTATTTACCAATTTCTGCGGGATGTGAAAGGTATGGAGGAAACGGCTGAACTTCGTGATGCGATGGAGGAAGGAGATCCGGCTGCTGTGATCAGTAAGGCTGCATTGACAGGCAAAACATCTATCTGTGTAAAAACGATGGAGTTATTTGTACGTTATCTAGCCCGTGAATCCTGCAACCTGGTACTCAAAATGAAAGCTACAGGCGGACTGTTCCTGGGTGGCGGCATTCCTCCCAAAATAGCGCAACTGCTGGAAACAGGTGAATTTTATCATCATTATCTGCAAGGAGATCGTATGGCAGAATTGCTGGCGGGTGTACCTATTCATATTGTAAACAACGACAAGTCGGCTTTATGGGGTGCGGCGTATTACGCCGGTTTATTGGCAGATTAA
- a CDS encoding L-dopachrome tautomerase-related protein, producing the protein MNTIPKNIWLSIVFIGVTSIATAQQNNSPSEGLIEVAAFGKNQPIGVAVAPSSNRLFVSFPHKEPFLYGLTEIVRGKRIPFPNAAWNKFVPDAPDKHFVSVQDLYADDRNCLWVLDSRQGKFKLLQIDLSDNKIKRIYTFDDLPKEKSALNDVCVDNDKKLAYLSDPGQHAIVVLDLTTAKSRVVLQDDVSTLATPGLKLHLDGKDVEDANGMPFVSNVNGVALTKDNKYFYFRAINQNKLYRIETRFLADETLNAADLSAKVEMVAVTGICHGMVADDKGNIYLSNSPNHAIQYVTPEGKVNILVQDSRLLWPDSFGIGNDGYLYVSCAQIHRGPNFNNGVDMVEYPYRVYKVKLPKE; encoded by the coding sequence ATGAACACGATCCCTAAAAACATCTGGCTGTCGATCGTTTTTATCGGCGTCACATCGATAGCCACCGCGCAACAAAACAACTCCCCGTCTGAAGGTTTGATTGAGGTGGCCGCCTTTGGAAAAAATCAACCTATTGGTGTAGCTGTTGCGCCATCGTCTAACAGGTTGTTTGTTTCTTTTCCGCACAAGGAACCTTTTTTGTACGGACTGACGGAAATTGTACGCGGCAAACGTATTCCCTTTCCGAATGCAGCCTGGAATAAATTTGTGCCTGATGCACCGGACAAACATTTTGTAAGTGTGCAGGACTTGTATGCAGATGACCGGAACTGCTTATGGGTACTGGATTCCAGGCAAGGGAAATTTAAACTGCTTCAGATTGATCTGTCAGACAATAAAATAAAAAGGATCTATACATTCGACGATCTCCCTAAAGAAAAAAGTGCCTTGAATGATGTGTGCGTTGACAATGATAAAAAGCTGGCCTATCTTTCTGATCCTGGTCAGCATGCCATCGTGGTACTGGATCTGACAACGGCTAAAAGCCGCGTTGTATTACAGGACGACGTTTCTACTTTGGCCACTCCCGGCCTGAAATTACACCTCGATGGAAAAGATGTGGAAGACGCCAACGGTATGCCCTTTGTATCTAATGTAAACGGTGTGGCACTCACCAAAGACAATAAATATTTTTACTTCCGGGCTATCAATCAAAATAAATTATACCGCATCGAAACCCGCTTCCTGGCGGATGAAACGCTCAACGCAGCCGACTTGTCCGCTAAAGTAGAAATGGTGGCGGTCACTGGTATCTGTCATGGAATGGTTGCAGATGATAAGGGAAATATTTACCTGAGTAACTCTCCTAACCATGCTATTCAGTATGTAACGCCTGAAGGGAAAGTAAACATATTGGTGCAGGATAGCAGGCTTCTTTGGCCGGACTCTTTCGGCATCGGTAATGATGGATATTTATATGTCAGTTGTGCCCAGATACATCGTGGACCCAACTTTAATAATGGTGTGGATATGGTTGAATATCCCTACCGGGTTTATAAAGTAAAACTGCCGAAGGAATAA
- a CDS encoding AraC family transcriptional regulator, whose protein sequence is MTAFKPALILESVDEIPESAYIWHWKTEHHFPFHKHNKGQLTYVEGGAAFLYTRDKTYFLPARHYMWVPPGVEHYFQHRYPANYVRTIYFFTDEDDTSDPFYTRTGIYPVNNLLLEMILYTSKWDGNVLPGTKGYRFVKAIKNILPDISEQPLPITLPTTENTRLKPVLKFIQENLAESLTLESVGQEFNYSERTLIRLFRSTMDISFFQYLKLARMIRAMGYLLETDKTISEIAWDTGYNSVSAFSNTFYKLVGKRPSDFQ, encoded by the coding sequence ATGACAGCTTTTAAACCAGCATTGATCCTGGAGAGTGTGGATGAAATTCCGGAATCCGCCTACATATGGCATTGGAAAACGGAACATCACTTCCCATTTCATAAACATAACAAAGGACAACTCACCTATGTTGAAGGGGGCGCTGCTTTTTTGTATACCCGGGATAAAACCTATTTCCTGCCCGCAAGACATTACATGTGGGTACCACCGGGTGTAGAACATTACTTCCAGCATCGTTATCCTGCGAATTATGTACGGACGATTTATTTTTTTACTGATGAAGATGATACGTCAGACCCATTCTATACCAGGACGGGGATCTACCCGGTGAATAATCTCCTGCTGGAAATGATCCTCTACACAAGCAAATGGGACGGGAATGTATTACCTGGCACCAAAGGCTACCGGTTTGTAAAAGCGATCAAGAATATCCTGCCGGATATCAGCGAACAACCGTTGCCAATAACTTTACCCACTACAGAAAATACCAGGCTCAAACCCGTACTGAAATTTATCCAGGAAAACCTGGCGGAGTCACTTACACTCGAAAGCGTGGGACAGGAATTTAACTACAGCGAACGTACACTCATACGCCTGTTCCGCTCCACCATGGACATCTCCTTTTTCCAGTACCTGAAGCTGGCGCGGATGATCAGGGCCATGGGCTACCTGCTGGAAACAGATAAAACTATCAGTGAAATAGCCTGGGATACCGGCTACAACAGTGTTTCCGCTTTCAGCAATACGTTTTATAAACTGGTGGGTAAACGACCATCGGATTTTCAATAA
- a CDS encoding FUSC family protein gives MINKERLKRLLIYAAKCVSGVLIVFLLSWLLDYQDVIWVLISVMLVLSPDGSDAVTLAVTRIKANIVGAAAGFLLLLVHPNMLLMMCIAVFITVILCNILSLEAATRTALAATIIVMTHEAGQHLWDTAVGRVISVLAGCLLGLLITFLFHNRYTQHTAEYILSKTDRGGE, from the coding sequence ATGATCAATAAAGAAAGACTGAAGCGACTCCTGATCTATGCTGCCAAATGTGTGAGCGGTGTACTGATCGTGTTTTTACTTTCCTGGTTACTGGATTACCAGGATGTGATCTGGGTATTGATTTCCGTGATGCTGGTACTTTCGCCGGATGGTTCGGATGCAGTAACGTTGGCGGTTACACGAATCAAGGCAAATATAGTAGGCGCCGCCGCCGGCTTCCTCCTGCTGCTCGTACATCCCAATATGCTGCTGATGATGTGTATAGCCGTGTTTATCACGGTGATCCTGTGTAATATATTGAGCCTGGAAGCCGCTACCCGCACTGCGCTTGCCGCCACCATTATTGTAATGACACATGAAGCTGGTCAGCACTTGTGGGATACTGCAGTAGGACGTGTTATCTCTGTATTGGCAGGATGCTTGTTGGGACTCCTGATCACATTCCTTTTTCACAACAGGTATACCCAGCATACGGCGGAATACATCTTATCCAAAACAGATCGCGGGGGTGAATAA
- a CDS encoding S10 family serine carboxypeptidase-like protein: MRKQVLLPLLLACSIGLQPLQAQQKNKPAPPEKADTQHNAAISLSPDTTVTSTHEVTIKGQKVPYKTIAGTQPVWDQDGKVIAGLFYTYYERTDIKDRSSRPLVISFNGGPGTPSVWMQIAYTGPRLLNIDDEGYPVQPYGLHENSQSILDIADILYIDPANTGFSRLADKDVPREKFFGVNADIKYLAEWISTFVSRHNRWASPKYLIGESYGTTRVSGLALELQNAQWMYFNGVILVSPTELGISRNGPVDAALRLPYFAAAAWYHKALSSDLQQKDLTALLPEVEQFTINELIPAISQGGFLDEQKRKDMAAKMARYSGLSEKVILQHNLDVPPGFFWKELLRDKGFTIGRLDSRYLGQDKEDAGDNPDYNAELTSWLHAFTPAINIYLREELQFKTDLKYMMFGPVHPWDRSDDNTGENLRQAMAANPYLHVMIQSGYYDGACDYFNAKYSMWQMDPGGKLKDRLSWKGYRSGHMMYLRKDDLATGNEDIRTFIRNSLPKAGKAAKY; the protein is encoded by the coding sequence ATGAGAAAACAAGTGCTGCTACCGCTTTTATTAGCCTGCTCCATAGGCTTGCAGCCATTGCAGGCACAACAAAAAAACAAACCCGCTCCTCCTGAAAAGGCAGATACCCAGCACAATGCTGCAATAAGTCTGTCTCCGGACACCACGGTCACCAGCACGCATGAGGTAACCATAAAAGGACAGAAAGTACCCTACAAAACTATTGCCGGCACCCAGCCTGTCTGGGACCAGGATGGCAAAGTGATAGCCGGCCTCTTCTACACCTATTATGAGCGGACAGATATAAAAGACCGCAGTTCCCGGCCTTTGGTGATCTCCTTCAATGGCGGACCGGGCACACCTTCCGTATGGATGCAGATTGCTTACACCGGGCCCCGCCTGCTAAACATTGACGATGAGGGATACCCGGTACAACCCTATGGCCTGCACGAAAATTCCCAGTCAATCCTGGATATCGCCGATATCCTTTATATAGATCCCGCTAATACCGGCTTTTCACGGTTAGCCGACAAAGACGTGCCCCGTGAAAAATTCTTTGGTGTGAATGCAGATATCAAATACCTGGCAGAATGGATCAGCACTTTCGTATCGCGTCATAACCGGTGGGCATCTCCCAAATATCTCATCGGCGAAAGCTATGGTACTACCCGGGTATCCGGTCTTGCGCTGGAGCTGCAAAATGCACAATGGATGTACTTCAATGGCGTGATACTGGTATCCCCTACTGAGTTGGGTATTTCCCGCAATGGCCCGGTGGACGCAGCTTTGAGGCTCCCCTATTTTGCTGCCGCTGCCTGGTACCACAAAGCCCTGTCAAGTGATTTACAGCAAAAAGATCTCACCGCATTATTACCCGAAGTAGAACAATTTACGATCAATGAACTGATCCCGGCTATCAGCCAGGGCGGTTTCCTGGATGAGCAGAAGCGAAAGGATATGGCCGCCAAAATGGCCCGCTACTCCGGTTTATCGGAGAAAGTGATCCTGCAGCACAACCTCGATGTGCCCCCCGGTTTCTTCTGGAAAGAACTACTGAGAGATAAAGGCTTTACCATCGGGCGGCTGGATTCCCGCTACCTGGGCCAGGATAAAGAAGATGCGGGCGACAACCCCGATTACAATGCAGAACTTACTTCCTGGCTGCATGCATTTACACCCGCCATTAATATCTACCTGCGGGAAGAGCTGCAATTCAAAACAGACCTGAAATATATGATGTTTGGCCCCGTACATCCATGGGATCGCAGCGATGATAATACCGGCGAAAACTTACGCCAGGCTATGGCTGCCAATCCTTACCTCCATGTAATGATTCAATCGGGTTACTATGATGGCGCCTGTGATTATTTCAATGCAAAATACAGCATGTGGCAAATGGACCCTGGCGGAAAATTAAAGGACCGGTTGTCCTGGAAAGGCTATCGCAGCGGACATATGATGTACCTGCGCAAAGATGATCTGGCCACCGGCAATGAAGATATACGGACATTTATCCGCAACTCCCTGCCTAAGGCAGGCAAAGCAGCAAAATATTAG
- a CDS encoding MFS transporter, with protein sequence MMMDKGNPIFRSWVPEWLIRLTIFLVLIPTVMLFALSTANVNAATGFYGAEPADMQFSMLIFYASIVSFTPLERRFFSRISTKEYFLLCLVFQVLVTWCCYHTRVLPILFMCRFLQGLFNCGITSICLTLLFGRLQSEHARETGYAIFYGMILCSSSITSLVAAPVIDNFEYNVLYKLMIYTFIPGAILLLLLMNKVHLVRKTPLYQLDWSSYFLYCPMLVLLGYVLIYGQQYYWLQDNTIIWSLMTVVLLAIFFVLRQVTRKRPFIHLEVFKSKAFGFGLLLLGGLYLIRGSFSITTSYFSTVLGMDPINLYELLLYNILGIATGAVISARLVIKKRPLQFIWLAGFFLLLVFHTTMFFLFTTEADMRTFIFPLIIQGLGAGMVMTPIILFIISSVPDAISQSASAVGVFIRYTFFGLSTALMNFFFLYYSKIHAMRLSDRISRADNGLQERLNTYQAALQARGMMPDQAAKLATGLLDKAIQKQAFLKYAMDYYQLMGILIMVMMLLIIMAPFINRTSINVKAKQPAAATF encoded by the coding sequence ATGATGATGGATAAAGGAAATCCTATATTCAGATCATGGGTACCGGAATGGCTCATCAGGCTCACCATTTTCCTGGTGCTGATTCCAACTGTGATGCTGTTTGCATTGTCAACCGCCAATGTGAATGCTGCCACCGGGTTCTATGGTGCGGAACCAGCAGATATGCAGTTCTCCATGCTTATTTTTTATGCATCGATTGTGAGTTTTACACCCCTGGAAAGGCGTTTCTTCAGCCGCATCTCTACCAAAGAATATTTCCTGTTATGCCTGGTATTCCAGGTACTGGTTACCTGGTGTTGTTATCATACAAGAGTTTTGCCCATATTATTTATGTGTCGCTTTTTACAGGGATTATTTAACTGTGGGATCACCAGCATTTGTTTGACCTTACTTTTCGGGAGATTACAATCGGAGCATGCGCGTGAAACCGGTTATGCTATTTTTTACGGCATGATCTTGTGCTCATCTTCCATTACATCACTTGTAGCAGCACCGGTGATAGATAACTTCGAGTATAATGTGCTGTACAAGCTGATGATCTATACTTTTATACCAGGAGCTATACTGTTGTTGTTACTGATGAACAAAGTACACCTGGTTCGTAAAACACCCTTGTATCAACTGGACTGGAGCAGCTACTTTTTATACTGCCCGATGCTCGTTCTGTTGGGATATGTATTGATCTACGGACAGCAGTATTACTGGTTACAGGACAACACTATCATATGGTCATTGATGACGGTTGTATTGCTCGCCATTTTTTTTGTATTAAGACAGGTAACGAGAAAACGTCCTTTTATTCACCTGGAAGTATTTAAGTCAAAAGCGTTTGGCTTTGGCTTGTTACTCCTGGGAGGTCTTTACCTGATCAGGGGATCGTTTAGTATAACTACCAGCTACTTTTCCACGGTACTGGGCATGGATCCTATCAATCTTTATGAGCTGCTGCTATATAATATCCTCGGTATTGCGACGGGGGCGGTTATATCTGCACGGCTGGTGATTAAAAAAAGGCCGTTGCAGTTTATCTGGCTGGCGGGCTTCTTCCTGTTATTGGTTTTTCATACCACTATGTTCTTCCTGTTCACTACAGAGGCAGATATGCGCACCTTTATCTTTCCATTGATCATACAGGGATTGGGAGCAGGGATGGTGATGACGCCGATCATCCTGTTTATTATTTCTTCCGTGCCTGATGCTATCAGTCAATCAGCTTCGGCAGTGGGTGTATTTATAAGGTATACTTTTTTTGGTCTGAGTACGGCGCTCATGAATTTCTTCTTTCTGTATTATTCAAAGATCCATGCCATGCGGCTCAGTGATCGTATTTCCCGCGCGGACAACGGGTTACAGGAGCGTCTGAATACTTACCAGGCCGCCTTACAGGCAAGGGGAATGATGCCGGATCAGGCGGCAAAGCTGGCCACAGGGCTATTGGATAAAGCCATTCAGAAACAAGCCTTCCTTAAATATGCGATGGATTATTACCAGCTGATGGGCATCCTTATTATGGTGATGATGCTGCTGATCATTATGGCGCCGTTTATTAACCGCACCAGTATTAATGTGAAAGCCAAACAACCGGCTGCGGCAACGTTCTAG
- a CDS encoding HlyD family secretion protein encodes MNNANTNTTSNKTDRFISRITTIVASIVVVCLAIWGVKTLIYQWRNEETNDAQIDEYINPVVAKVTGYVEEIRYEENQEVKKGDTLVIIDNSEYAAQQQEAEAALLNARAQVAVVSSSVNSSSQAAKVYESQIAAAKARLKNQEQEYDRYKKLYDVESATRQQLDRVEAALEVARSDYNTALGAYQASLAKINDAKVQQSTLDAEIKRREAVVTNKDLTVSYTVITAPYNGKMGRRTIQPKQLVQAGQTLAYIVDWESGKWVVANFKETQIRHMFVGETARIIVDAFPGQHFTGKIESLSAATGSRFSLLPPDNATGNFVKIAQRIPVRIRLNGTPETLKMLSAGMSVNVSVSKAHK; translated from the coding sequence ATGAACAACGCAAACACCAACACTACATCAAACAAAACTGACAGATTTATTTCACGGATCACAACCATCGTTGCTTCCATTGTAGTGGTATGCCTTGCCATCTGGGGAGTGAAAACACTGATTTATCAATGGAGAAACGAAGAAACAAATGACGCACAGATAGATGAATATATAAACCCGGTGGTAGCGAAGGTTACAGGCTATGTGGAAGAGATCCGTTATGAAGAAAACCAGGAAGTAAAAAAAGGAGATACGCTTGTTATAATAGATAACAGCGAGTACGCAGCACAACAGCAGGAAGCCGAAGCAGCCTTGTTAAATGCCCGCGCACAGGTAGCCGTAGTATCCAGCAGTGTGAATAGTTCCAGTCAGGCTGCCAAAGTGTATGAGTCGCAGATAGCAGCCGCCAAAGCAAGACTAAAGAACCAGGAACAGGAATATGACCGTTATAAGAAGTTATATGACGTGGAATCCGCTACCAGGCAACAACTGGACCGTGTAGAAGCAGCACTGGAAGTTGCCCGCTCAGATTATAACACTGCACTTGGCGCTTACCAGGCATCGTTGGCAAAGATCAATGATGCCAAGGTACAGCAAAGTACGCTGGATGCAGAAATCAAGAGGAGGGAAGCCGTTGTGACCAATAAAGACCTCACGGTTTCTTATACCGTAATCACTGCACCTTACAACGGAAAGATGGGTCGTCGTACGATTCAGCCCAAACAGTTGGTACAAGCGGGTCAGACACTGGCCTATATTGTTGACTGGGAATCGGGTAAGTGGGTAGTTGCCAACTTCAAGGAAACACAGATCCGGCATATGTTTGTAGGCGAAACAGCCAGGATAATAGTAGATGCCTTTCCTGGACAACACTTTACCGGGAAAATAGAATCACTGTCGGCCGCCACAGGCTCCAGGTTTTCCCTGCTACCACCGGATAATGCCACCGGTAACTTCGTAAAAATAGCGCAAAGGATTCCCGTACGTATACGACTAAACGGAACGCCGGAAACACTGAAGATGTTATCCGCAGGTATGAGTGTAAATGTATCTGTATCTAAAGCGCACAAATGA
- a CDS encoding TolC family protein: MSSISNKWLAGVLLIALFNCKPATGQPPEHDTLTLSEVWKKAAIYNKMLQMEYLRVQGMQEKVKTAKDERLPEIKADGVYARVSNLAIYEDGLLKAPSQFPVVHGYYKVGADAYLNVYNGGKTSREIITRQTESDLAKEQQNLSASEIRYKAASYYLDIYRYRTYEKVMLQDISEREKELEEIRELFKNGVVLKSDILRAELKLSKQRMTLLEIRNGIKIANQRLNIMIGQPDSTYNFIASDSLALSSIRERTYENYLADAYEHAFAFKISEKETTLSELKLKDVKSAVLPKVGLYAEYAYAYPQILFYPYAISLYGLGQVGVKAGVPISAFYQNRHRKQEATINLQRQEIEHADTKDKVRQDVNEAYIRYTEALTRIQVANDNIIQAKENFRIVNNTYFNQLSLLTDLLDAETQLLQSRFDLTTAQVTAQLLYYQLLKATGNL, translated from the coding sequence ATGTCTTCAATAAGTAATAAGTGGCTTGCAGGAGTTTTGCTGATTGCACTATTCAACTGTAAACCGGCTACTGGTCAACCCCCTGAACACGATACCCTCACATTATCCGAAGTTTGGAAAAAGGCAGCCATCTACAACAAAATGTTGCAGATGGAATATTTGCGCGTACAGGGAATGCAGGAAAAAGTAAAAACAGCAAAAGACGAACGGTTACCCGAAATAAAGGCGGATGGCGTATATGCACGGGTATCTAACCTGGCTATTTATGAAGATGGCCTGTTAAAAGCCCCTTCGCAATTTCCTGTAGTACACGGGTACTATAAAGTAGGAGCAGACGCCTATCTCAATGTATATAACGGGGGAAAAACATCCCGCGAAATAATAACCCGGCAAACAGAAAGTGACCTGGCAAAAGAACAACAAAATCTATCTGCCTCAGAGATCCGCTATAAGGCAGCGTCCTATTACCTGGATATCTACCGGTACCGGACGTACGAAAAAGTAATGTTGCAGGATATTTCAGAAAGAGAAAAAGAACTGGAAGAGATCAGGGAGTTATTTAAAAACGGCGTGGTACTCAAAAGTGATATACTCCGCGCAGAGCTCAAATTGTCCAAACAACGAATGACCTTACTGGAAATCAGGAATGGCATTAAGATCGCTAACCAACGGCTGAATATTATGATTGGTCAGCCTGACAGTACTTACAACTTCATCGCATCGGATAGCCTGGCATTGTCATCCATACGTGAACGAACCTACGAAAATTATCTCGCAGATGCTTACGAACACGCTTTTGCATTTAAAATTTCAGAGAAAGAAACCACCCTGAGTGAGCTAAAACTGAAGGATGTAAAGTCCGCCGTGCTGCCTAAAGTAGGGCTTTATGCCGAATACGCATACGCCTATCCGCAGATCCTGTTTTATCCGTATGCTATCAGTCTATACGGCCTCGGACAAGTAGGCGTGAAAGCTGGTGTACCTATCTCTGCTTTTTATCAGAACCGGCACCGGAAACAGGAAGCCACCATCAACCTGCAGCGGCAGGAGATAGAACATGCCGATACCAAAGACAAGGTACGCCAGGATGTAAACGAAGCGTATATACGTTATACAGAGGCGCTCACCCGGATCCAGGTAGCAAATGATAACATCATACAAGCCAAAGAAAATTTCCGCATCGTTAATAATACTTACTTCAATCAGCTGTCGCTGCTGACCGATCTGCTGGACGCAGAAACACAATTGCTGCAATCCAGGTTTGATCTTACCACTGCACAAGTAACCGCTCAATTACTTTACTATCAATTATTGAAAGCAACAGGCAACCTTTAA
- a CDS encoding voltage-gated chloride channel family protein yields MGTKKTLEQVTVAYELLRWTLLVMPMAILVGSLVALFLWLLEVVTHIRWEYEWLLYGLPLAGVLIYWLYQLSGKNAEKGNNLIMEEIHQPGGGVPARMAPLVLLTTIITHLFGGSAGREGTAVQIGGSVAGWLGKKMGLTPKDLRILLMTGIAAGFGAVFGTPLTGAVFALEVLAIGVMRYDALVPCLIAAVLADVVCSAWGIQHTQYHILYKNDALFAGLPFVHIDLLLLVKVILGGVAFGLTSFLFSKLMHVIKHNAHTYIKIPWLIPVVGGMIIIALCYITGTYDYLGLGVSSKSSDGISILHAFDSSSNQITSWSWLWKLIFTAVTLAMGFKGGEVTPLFFMGATLGHTLALLLGAPVDLFAGLGFIAVFAGATNTPIACTLMGVELFGTDHVLYFAVACFTAYYFSGHSGIYGAQRMGVPKFNAVD; encoded by the coding sequence ATGGGAACCAAAAAAACGCTGGAACAAGTCACAGTGGCTTATGAGCTGCTTCGCTGGACGTTACTGGTAATGCCGATGGCTATACTGGTAGGGTCATTGGTAGCACTCTTTTTATGGTTGCTGGAGGTGGTCACACATATACGTTGGGAATACGAATGGTTATTATATGGACTGCCATTGGCCGGGGTACTGATCTATTGGTTGTACCAGCTGAGCGGCAAAAATGCGGAGAAAGGTAACAACCTTATTATGGAGGAAATCCATCAACCCGGTGGTGGCGTTCCTGCGCGGATGGCGCCGTTGGTATTGCTGACCACTATTATCACGCATCTTTTTGGCGGTTCAGCAGGCCGGGAAGGAACAGCGGTACAGATAGGCGGCAGCGTAGCCGGGTGGCTGGGAAAGAAAATGGGACTAACGCCAAAGGACCTACGTATATTATTAATGACCGGGATTGCAGCAGGTTTTGGTGCTGTATTTGGCACACCACTCACCGGAGCTGTTTTTGCACTCGAAGTACTGGCTATTGGCGTGATGCGTTACGATGCGCTGGTACCTTGCCTGATAGCCGCCGTGCTGGCAGATGTAGTTTGCAGCGCCTGGGGTATTCAACATACACAATATCATATTCTTTATAAAAACGATGCCCTTTTTGCAGGTCTGCCGTTTGTACATATAGACCTGTTGCTATTGGTAAAAGTAATCCTGGGCGGTGTAGCCTTCGGACTCACCAGTTTTCTTTTTTCCAAATTGATGCACGTCATTAAGCATAACGCCCATACCTATATTAAAATCCCCTGGCTGATTCCGGTGGTTGGTGGTATGATCATTATAGCACTTTGTTATATTACCGGCACCTATGATTACCTGGGACTGGGTGTTTCCAGTAAATCTTCCGATGGCATCAGTATTCTCCACGCATTTGATAGCAGCAGCAACCAGATAACCAGCTGGAGTTGGCTCTGGAAGCTGATCTTCACCGCTGTAACGCTGGCGATGGGGTTTAAAGGAGGGGAGGTGACCCCACTTTTTTTTATGGGCGCCACTTTAGGACATACGCTGGCATTGTTACTCGGCGCACCTGTTGACCTGTTCGCCGGACTTGGATTTATAGCCGTTTTCGCCGGTGCTACGAATACCCCCATTGCTTGTACGCTGATGGGCGTAGAATTATTTGGTACCGATCACGTTTTATATTTTGCCGTGGCGTGTTTTACGGCTTACTATTTTAGTGGACACTCCGGTATTTATGGCGCACAGCGCATGGGTGTTCCCAAGTTTAATGCCGTGGATTAA